A single Lolium perenne isolate Kyuss_39 chromosome 6, Kyuss_2.0, whole genome shotgun sequence DNA region contains:
- the LOC139832873 gene encoding uncharacterized protein, which translates to MKESSSKETEARKELSEKHAREQAELIDKLEKSQGRVISTIAKNKALEAEAEAIDKLIFPSLGFEWTKDSNLTRTEAYDEARMSIDALFEACRGIATALSLKKAKTTVIDTMTKLMRQVPEFIKDWQKSSARGAASLVLATCKAFFPSLNLAQVARGAPESSDMSALLAETEGYEELFVRRVDHSFWYNKHNLPEGFSDAEEEAGEPEYYGEGSGSSSEHSGENSGDDSEAGSGGSDNGSSYQQSEEEDSE; encoded by the exons atgaaagaatcctcaagcaaagagactgaggcgaggaaggagctctccgagaagcatgcccgtgaGCAGGCGGAGCTGATTGACAAGCTGGAGAAAAGCCAGGGCCGCGTGATCTCCACAATTGCCAAGAACAAAgccctggaagcggaggcggaagccattgacaagcttatcttcc caagccttggctttgagtggacaaaagattcaaacctgacgaggacggaggcgtacgatgaagcgcggatgtcaattgatgcgctgtttgaagcctgtcgcggaatcgccacggctctgtcgctaaagaaggccaaaaccacagtcatcgatacgatgaccaaacttatgcgacaggtgccggagttcatcaaggactggcagaagtcttcagcgcgcggagccgcctccttagtcctggccacctgcaaggctttcttcccctcactcaacctggcgcaagttgcacgcggagcccccgagagttccgacatgagcgccctcctcgcggaaactgaaggctatgaagagctgtttgtcaggcgagtggatcactcgttctggtacaacaagcacaatctgcccgaaggtttttccgatgcagaggaggaagcaggcgagccagagtattatggggaaggatccgggtccagcagcgagcactccggagaaaattctggagacgactctgaagccggatctggtggcagcgacaacggctccagctaccagcaatctgaagaggaggactccgagtag
- the LOC127308961 gene encoding uncharacterized protein isoform X2: MPRKAIHSKPLLGMIQGSSSSATQIYLDLDIPEVQKYRTSYQWKCPALQKHLPQVTQLSQHEAAGKLYTIKQISTLPASSFQGGAAFSTVAEVTSIIPSVKWYYKGCMCCGKGYKKMSDTPTCTCQFPVPSPMYKLPLTITDSSGSLDAIAFSKVAENLVEHHADQVSMNMKIDATDHAIALENAIGKERLFYIGMNNAGKYPIKYVLKRSFSMDNTNSMPMLTVPKATHDENLLSIPTSSAIITQSPIAQQPDDSYKSTPPVDAQTTIHMKENETRSGAKRSIDFNEEDTDKSNRSINENNGKKQDIIFGEKSTNQLPISSTELDHTPTKKHKQ, from the exons ATGCCAAGAAAAGCAATTCATTCCAAACCACTCCTGG GTATGATACAAGGATCCTCAAGTTCTGCAACTCAAATATATCTTGACCTCGATATACCTGAAGTTCAAAAGTATCGCACTAG CTATCAATGGAAATGTCCAGCTCTGCAAAAGCATCTCCCTCAAGTTACACAACTATCTCAACATGAAGCTGCAGGCAAGCTATACACCATTAAACAAATATCTACACTGCCAGCTTCATCATTTCAG GGAGGAGCAGCCTTCAGTACAGTTGCAGAAGTAACATCAATTATACCGTCAGTCAAATGGTACTACAAAGGATGCATGTGTTGTGGAAAAGGATACAAGAAGATGTCAGATACCCCAACATGCACCTGCCAATTTCCAGTTCCAAGCCCGAT GTACAAACTTCCGCTTACAATCACAGATAGCTCAGGAAGTTTGGATGCAATAGCATTCTCTAAAGTAGCTGAAAACTTAGTTGAGCATCACGCTGACCAAGTTTCTATGAACATGAAGATTGATGCTACAGATCATGCGATTGCCCTTGAGAATGCCATTGGTAAAGAAAGATTATTTTATATTGGAATGAATAATGCTGGCAAGTACCCTATAAAGTATGTCCTAAAAAGAAGTTTCTCCATGGACAATACAAACTCAATGCCCATGCTAACTGTTCCAAAG GCAACACACGATGAAAACCTACTTTCCATTCCAACGTCATCTGCCATAATTACACAAAG TCCAATTGCACAGCAACCAGATGACTCCTACAAAAGTACACCTCCAGTTGATGCGCAAACAACTATCCACATGAAGGAAAACGAAACCAG ATCTGGAGCAAAAAGAAGCATTGATTTTAATGAAGAAGATACCGACAAATCAAACAG GTCAATTAATGAAAACAATGGCAAAAAACAAGACATCATCTTTGGCGAGAAATCAACAAATCAACTTCCTATCAG CTCAACGGAACTGGATCATACTCCTACGAAAAAACACAAACAATG A
- the LOC127308961 gene encoding uncharacterized protein isoform X1 — MPRKAIHSKPLLDIIGVISDVGPYDYASPTSQKKLRKIKIRNLDKQTKELILWGEHGESFDEESVLKKSKQGIVIAIFAGITASIQKFTGMIQGSSSSATQIYLDLDIPEVQKYRTSYQWKCPALQKHLPQVTQLSQHEAAGKLYTIKQISTLPASSFQGGAAFSTVAEVTSIIPSVKWYYKGCMCCGKGYKKMSDTPTCTCQFPVPSPMYKLPLTITDSSGSLDAIAFSKVAENLVEHHADQVSMNMKIDATDHAIALENAIGKERLFYIGMNNAGKYPIKYVLKRSFSMDNTNSMPMLTVPKATHDENLLSIPTSSAIITQSPIAQQPDDSYKSTPPVDAQTTIHMKENETRSGAKRSIDFNEEDTDKSNRSINENNGKKQDIIFGEKSTNQLPISSTELDHTPTKKHKQ, encoded by the exons ATGCCAAGAAAAGCAATTCATTCCAAACCACTCCTGG ATATAATAGGAGTAATCAgtgatgttggtccatatgattatGCTAGCCCAACATCTCAAAAGAAACTTCGAAAGATTAAAATTCGCAACCTTGA TAAACAAACGAAAGAATTAATTCTATGGGGAGAACATGGAGAATCATTTGATGAAGAATCAGTGCTTAAAAAATCTAAACAAGGAATTGTGATAGCCATTTTTGCTGGTATTACTGCATCAATACAGAAATTTACAG GTATGATACAAGGATCCTCAAGTTCTGCAACTCAAATATATCTTGACCTCGATATACCTGAAGTTCAAAAGTATCGCACTAG CTATCAATGGAAATGTCCAGCTCTGCAAAAGCATCTCCCTCAAGTTACACAACTATCTCAACATGAAGCTGCAGGCAAGCTATACACCATTAAACAAATATCTACACTGCCAGCTTCATCATTTCAG GGAGGAGCAGCCTTCAGTACAGTTGCAGAAGTAACATCAATTATACCGTCAGTCAAATGGTACTACAAAGGATGCATGTGTTGTGGAAAAGGATACAAGAAGATGTCAGATACCCCAACATGCACCTGCCAATTTCCAGTTCCAAGCCCGAT GTACAAACTTCCGCTTACAATCACAGATAGCTCAGGAAGTTTGGATGCAATAGCATTCTCTAAAGTAGCTGAAAACTTAGTTGAGCATCACGCTGACCAAGTTTCTATGAACATGAAGATTGATGCTACAGATCATGCGATTGCCCTTGAGAATGCCATTGGTAAAGAAAGATTATTTTATATTGGAATGAATAATGCTGGCAAGTACCCTATAAAGTATGTCCTAAAAAGAAGTTTCTCCATGGACAATACAAACTCAATGCCCATGCTAACTGTTCCAAAG GCAACACACGATGAAAACCTACTTTCCATTCCAACGTCATCTGCCATAATTACACAAAG TCCAATTGCACAGCAACCAGATGACTCCTACAAAAGTACACCTCCAGTTGATGCGCAAACAACTATCCACATGAAGGAAAACGAAACCAG ATCTGGAGCAAAAAGAAGCATTGATTTTAATGAAGAAGATACCGACAAATCAAACAG GTCAATTAATGAAAACAATGGCAAAAAACAAGACATCATCTTTGGCGAGAAATCAACAAATCAACTTCCTATCAG CTCAACGGAACTGGATCATACTCCTACGAAAAAACACAAACAATG A
- the LOC139832279 gene encoding uncharacterized protein — translation MMEDDDEEEEDDDMYPNYGDTATGHDEDEDAGGGEDEEASDEPVDDDLRRAIADAHRDAETENEKRKLKGMLDDHKKKLYPNCEDGNTKLGATLELLQWKAEAGICDKPFEKLLKIMKRRFPKDNELPDSTYEAKKVLCPLGLEVLKIHACINDCILYRAEYENLEKCPVCTALRYKIRRDDPGDVEGEPPRKRVPAKVMWYAPIIPRLKRLFRNKEHARLLRWHKEDRKKDEMLRHPADGSQWRTIDREFPDFADDARNLRFGLSTDGMNPFGEQSCSHSTWPVTLCIYNLSPWLCMKRKFIMMPVLIQGPKQPGNDIDVYLRPLFEELLQLWSKPGLLPVALRGFCA, via the exons atgatggaagacgacgacgaagaagaagaggatgatgatatgtaccctaactacggtgatactgcaacagggcatgatgaagatgaagatgcaggaggaggtgaagatgaagaggcatcagatgagcccgttgatgatgatcttcgtcgggccatcgctgatgcacacagagatgcagaaacagaaaacgagaagcgaaagttaaagggcatgttagatgatcacaaaaagaagttatacccaaattgcgaagatggcaacacaaagctcggtgccaccctggagttgctgcaatggaaggcagaggctggtatatgtgacaagccatttgagaagttactgaaaataatgaagaggaggtttccaaaggataacgaattgcctgacagtacgtacgaagcaaagaaggttctctgccctctaggattagaggtgctgaagatacatgcatgcattaatgactgcatcctctaccgcgctgagtacgaaaatttggaaaaatgcccggtatgcactgcacttcggtataagatcaggcgagatgaccctggtgatgttgagggcgagccccctaggaagagggttcctgccaaggttatgtggtatgctcctataataccacggttgaaacgtctgttcagaaataaagagcatgccaggttgttgcgatggcacaaagaagaccgtaagaaagacgagatgctgagacaccccgctgatgggtcgcagtggaggacaatcgatagagagttcccggactttgcagatgacgcgaggaacttaaggtttggcctaagtacagatggaatgaatccttttggggagcagagctgcagtcatagcacctggcctgtaactctatgtatctataacctttcgccttggttgtgcatgaagcggaagttcattatgatgccagtgctcatccaaggcccaaagcaacccggcaacgatattgatgtgtacctacgaccattatttgaagaactcttacagttgtggagcaaaccaggt ttgcttccggttgcactgaGGGGCTTCTGCGCGtaa